One Chaetodon auriga isolate fChaAug3 chromosome 14, fChaAug3.hap1, whole genome shotgun sequence genomic window carries:
- the LOC143331355 gene encoding uncharacterized protein LOC143331355 produces MAREIHAKELMLQKKLCRVEEKIRQRIQEDSVNTAAGDDQKSEEERPKRGQAERGKTQTKTRLSERQRSESVRSGEIMQEIRQEDVKQLRKRQDQRNEHRMRNIHEEERARWKGREIEVAQSPHLQRKGCNGTHEVIVRGQELSGDLNKSRWKNVKEHTRRKGEGEEDNCMWGETGVKAKEREQNTTSVGEKDWTREKKFRERTSKDMYSADERDMPQMSQQKTSHRAATENHTGAGRKQSVEPLLPPVSSSPHSSRPEQGEDRPIGNTYDGLQLLPCTICNRKFVSKRLEVHVQICTKVKQSHRRVFNSYINRIKGTKAEEYWKTHSRPKTPEKKKLNQKANTRNLHEGQRSAGTSQPRCSK; encoded by the exons ATGGCCAGAGAAATTCATGCAAAAGAGCTCATGCTACAGAAGAAACTGTGCAGGGTTGaggaaaaaataagacaaagaatTCAGGAAGACAGTGTTAACACCGCTGCAGGTGATGACcaaaagagtgaggaggagaggcccAAAAGGggacaagcagagagaggaaaaactcaGACAAAAACCAGGCTGTCTGAACGGCAGAGGAGTGAGTCAGTGAGAAGTGGAGAAATTATGCAAGAAATACGACAGGAGGATGTAAAACAACTTAGGAAGAGGCAAGATCAGAGGAATGAGCACAGAATGAGGAATatacatgaagaagaaagggCCAGATGGAAAGGAAGGGAAATCGAAGTTGCACAGAGTCcccatttgcaaagaaaaggaTGTAACGGAACTCATGAGGTCATAGTTCGTGGGCAAGAATTGAGTGGAGACCTGAACAAATCGAggtggaaaaatgtgaaagagcACActagaagaaaaggagagggtgAAGAAGATAATTGCATGTGGGGAGAGACAGGTGTGAAGgcaaaagaaagagaacaaaataCAACCTCTGTGGGCGAGAAAGATTggacaagagaaaagaaatttAGGGAGAGGACATCTAAGGACATGTACAGTGCAGACGAACGAGACATGCCTCAAATGAGTcaacagaaaacttctcacagagctgcaacagaaaacCACACAGGTGCAGGAAGAAAACAGTCTGTGGAACCACTCCTTCCACCAGTTTCTAGCTCTCCTCATTCCAGCAGACCAGAGCAGGGGGAGGACAGACCTATAGGTAACACGTACGATGGCCTCCAGCTTCTTCCTTGCACAATCTGCAACAGGAAGTTTGTCAGCAAACGACTAGAGGTGCACGTCCAAATCTGCACAAAGGTGAAACAATCACATCGTCGAGTCTTCAACTCCTACATTAACAGGATCAAGGGAACCAAAGCAGAGGAGTACTGGAAAACCCACAGCAGACCCAAGACTCCAGAG aagaaaaaactaaacCAAAAGGCCAACACAAGGAATCTGCACGAGGGTCAACGCTCAGCTGGAACTTCACAGCCAAGATGCTCGAAGTGA
- the nek9 gene encoding serine/threonine-protein kinase Nek9 isoform X1 → MSLEDYERHFDSLNSDLGGGSVVSERSASGTFNGEEEKLHYIPIRILGRGAFGEATLYRRTEDNSLVVWKEVDLNTLSEKERRDVMNEISILSILEHNNIIAYFNHFMDKNSLFIELEYCNGGNLYDKINQQKGKLFSEEVVIWYLYQIASAVSHIHKAGILHRDIKTLNIFLTKTDLIKLGDYGLAKKLDSEFSMAETCVGTPYYMSPELCQGTKYNFKSDIWAMGCVLFEVLTLTRTFDATNPLNLCVKIVQGNWTMEVNSDVYSSALIKLVYECLDQDPANRPTAEQILDQPFISCYRQELEERVALLNSAMKKPKLSTVTDTPVAVVTTRSREVYFWGGGKFTPQKMDTFKGGSSAQHVCAGESHFAVVTVEKELYTWANVQGGAKMVGQLGHGDQASYRQPKKVEKLQGKAIRQVACGADFTACVTDEDQMYMFGSDYYGCIGVEGELGTEILEPVLLEFFEERPVRQVSCGDNHVVVLTQSGDIFSWGCGEYGRLGLECEDDFSSPMQVEIPKGATISSVACGSDGTFFLTEAGKVLACGNNEFNKLGLNQGISGLKNHPGEGYQGIPYITTLTLAKQLSRFKIHFIAPGKTHTAAIDARGRLLTFGCNKYGQQGVKDFKKHQGVQVLVGPFGGKTVTKVSCGDGFTIAATEDNQIFAWGNAGNGRLGMPADKGFGSEVCPAMPRPIFGSLHHVPDLSCRGWHTIIIMEKVLNSKTIRSNSSGLSVGSGVGQEASTSSVDLDIEPGSETECRDRGLGGTMEDNTEECLMETPMMSAASQTGDSSCPLWLRKELEDAEYIPMPEDSELPTPDGLSSFSESVTLPYEELKELKAAAAAVSSKKGLSTKRMSCGKVNGLEGTEVCKKGESGACCRASSEVTQLRETVARQEMRIQMLEAQVSEQQKENERLWAAINRSTLRESGCDDNGNHRSDRMPGDGGRRGGGFTNHGGRSAGASV, encoded by the exons ATGTCACTGGAGGACTATGAAAGACATTTCGACTCGCTAAATTCAGATTTGGGCGGCGGGTCAGTGGTCAGTGAGCGATCAGCGTCGGGCACATTTAATGGCGAAGAGGAGAAGTTGCATTACATTCCTATCCGGATCCTCGGGAGGGGGGCGTTTGGTGAAGCAACTCTGTACAGAAGAACAGAG GACAACTCTCTGGTGGTATGGAAAGAGGTGGACCTGAACACGCTGTCCGAGAAGGAGCGTCGAGACGTCATGAACGAAATAAGCATCCTCTCCATCCTGGAGCACAACAACATCATAGCCTACTTCAATCACTTCATGGATAAAAACTCCCTCTTCATTGAGTTGGAGTACTGCAACG GAGGAAACCTGTACGATAAAATCAACCAACAGAAGGGGAAACTTTTCAGTGAGGAG GTGGTCATATGGTACCTGTACCAAATTGCCTCAGCAGTGTCCCACATTCACAAGGCTGGGATCTTACACAG agATATCAAAACTCTGAACATTTTCCTGACCAAGACTGACCTCATCAAGCTGGGTGACTATGGCCTTGCGAAGAAGCTAGACTCTGAGTTTTCAATGGCAGAGACT TGTGTGGGAACTCCATATTACATGTCACCAGAATTGTGCCAGGGAACAAAGTACAACTTCAAATCAGACATCTGGGCCATGGGTTGTGTACTCTTTGAAGTCTTAACTCTTACAAGAACATTTGATGCAACG AACCCTCTGAACCTCTGTGTGAAAATAGTCCAGGGCAACTGGACTATGGAGGTGAACTCGGATGTTTATTCATCTGCGTTGATCAAACTGGTGTATGAGTGCCTCGATCAA GATCCTGCAAACAGGCCTACAGCTGAGCAGATTCTGGACCAGCCATTCATCTCCTGCTACAGACA GGAGCTTGAGGAGCGAGTTGCTCTGCTGAATTCAGCAATGAAAAAACCAAA GCTGAGTACAGTGACTGATACCCCTGTTGCTGTGGTAACCACCCGTTCAAGGGAGGTGTACTTCTGGGGTGGAGGGAAGTTCACCCCCCAGAAAATGGACACGTTTAAAGGAGGCAGCAGTGCCCAACATGTGTGTGCAGGCGAGAGTCACTTTGCAGTGGTGACCGTGGAAAAGGAGCTGTATACGTGGGCT AATGTCCAAGGTGGAGCCAAGATGGTGGGCCAGCTGGGGCACGGAGACCAGGCCTCGTACCGGCAGCCAAAGAAGGTGGAGAAGCTCCAGGGGAAGGCCATCCGACAGGTGGCGTGTGGAGCTGACTTCACTGCCTGCGTCACCG aTGAGGACCAGATGTACATGTTTGGTTCAGACTATTACGGCTGCATTGGAGTTGAGGGTGAGCTTGGCACGGAGATTTTGGAGCCAGTGCTGCTGGAGTTTTTTGAGGAGCGGCCTGTCCGTCAGGTTTCGTGTGGAGACAACCACGTGGTGGTCCTGACTCAGAGTGGGGACATCTTCTCGTGGGGCTGCGGAGAGTATG GGCGTCTCGGCCTGGAATGTGAGGATGACTTCTCTTCTCCAATGCAA GTGGAGATCCCCAAAGGCGCCACCATCTCCTCAGTAGCATGCGGCAGCGATGGAACCTTCTTTTTGACAGAAGCAGGAAAAGTCCTTGCGTGTGGAAACAATGAGTTCAACAAGCTTGGTCTGAACCAGGGAATCTCTGGTCTCAAAAACCACCCTGGAGAG GGTTACCAGGGGATCCCGTACATCACCACACTGACCTTGGCAAAGCAGCTGTCGCGGTTCAAGATCCACTTCATAGCTCCAGGGAAGACCCACACAGCTGCTATTGATG CTCGTGGCCGTCTGCTCACCTTTGGCTGCAACAAGTACGGACAGCAGGGTGTGAAGGACTTTAAGAAACACCAGGGTGTCCAAGTCCTCGTTGGGCCCTTTGGAGGGAAGACGGTGACCAAAGTGTCTTGTGGAGACGGCTTCACCATTGCAGCCACCGAGG ACAATCAGATCTTTGCATGGGGGAACGCAGGAAACGGGCGACTTGGGATGCCTGCTGATAAAGGATTTGGTTCAGAGGTGTGCCCCGCCATGCCAAGGCCCATCTTTGGTTCCCTCCACCATGTACCGGACCTCTCTTGTCGTGGTTGGCACACCATTATCATAATGG AGAAAGTGCTCAACTCAAAGACTATTCGCTCTAACAGCAGTGGACTATCAGTTGGCAGTG GAGTGGGCCAGGAGGCATCCACTTCCTCAGTGGATCTGGACATCGAACCTGGTTCAGAGACAGAGTGTCGTGACAGGGGTCTTGGGGGTACAATGGAGGATAACACGGAGGAGTGCCTCATGGAGACACCGATGATGTCAGCGGCAAGTCAGACTGGGGACAGCTCCTGCCCTCTCTGGCTTAGAAAG GAGCTCGAGGATGCAGAGTACATCCCGATGCCAGAAGACTCTGAGCTTCCCACTCCTGACGggctctcttctttctctgagAGCGTCACTCTACCTTATGAGGAGCTGAAAGAGCTAAAGGCCGCGGCGGCAGCAGTCAGCAGTAAGAAAGGCCTATCG ACTAAACGAATGAGCTGTGGTAAAGTCAACGGACTGGAGGGGACTGAAGTCTGCAAAAAAGGAGAGTCAGGAGCATGTTGCAGAGCAAGTAGTGAGGTCACACAG CTGCGGGAGACAGTCGCTCGTCAAGAGATGAGGATCCAGATGCTTGAGGCGCAG GTCAGtgagcagcagaaggagaaTGAGAGGCTCTGGGCAGCAATCAATCGTTCAACTTTACGTGAATCAGGATGCGACGATAATGGAAACCACCGCTCTGACCGGATGCCCGgggatggaggaagaagaggaggtggattCACAAATCACGGGGGCCGATCTGCCGGGGCCAGTGTGTGA
- the acyp1 gene encoding acylphosphatase-1, which translates to MSNEDLISVDYEIFGRVQGVFFRKYTQAEGKKLGLVGWVQNTGAGTVQGQLQGPRSKVKEMQEWLKSTGSPKSHITKAEFKNEKTVDSLEHSSFNIVK; encoded by the exons ATGTCCAACGAAGACCTAATTTCAGTGGATTATGAAATTTTTGGCAGAGTCCAAGGTGTATTTTTTCGGAAATACACTCAA GCAGAAGGGAAGAAGCTTGGCCTGGTTGGATGGGTCCAAAACACGGGCGCAGGAACTGTACAGGGGCAGCTCCAAGGCCCACGCAGCAAGGTGAAAGAAATGCAGGAATGGCTGAAATCCACCGGGAGCCCCAAGTCACACATAACCAAGGCAGAATTCAAGAATGAGAAAACAGTGGATAGCCTAGAACACTCCTCTTTTAAcatagtaaaataa
- the nek9 gene encoding serine/threonine-protein kinase Nek9 isoform X2 yields MSLEDYERHFDSLNSDLGGGSVVSERSASGTFNGEEEKLHYIPIRILGRGAFGEATLYRRTEDNSLVVWKEVDLNTLSEKERRDVMNEISILSILEHNNIIAYFNHFMDKNSLFIELEYCNGGNLYDKINQQKGKLFSEEVVIWYLYQIASAVSHIHKAGILHRDIKTLNIFLTKTDLIKLGDYGLAKKLDSEFSMAETCVGTPYYMSPELCQGTKYNFKSDIWAMGCVLFEVLTLTRTFDATNPLNLCVKIVQGNWTMEVNSDVYSSALIKLVYECLDQDPANRPTAEQILDQPFISCYRQELEERVALLNSAMKKPKLSTVTDTPVAVVTTRSREVYFWGGGKFTPQKMDTFKGGSSAQHVCAGESHFAVVTVEKELYTWANVQGGAKMVGQLGHGDQASYRQPKKVEKLQGKAIRQVACGADFTACVTDEDQMYMFGSDYYGCIGVEGELGTEILEPVLLEFFEERPVRQVSCGDNHVVVLTQSGDIFSWGCGEYGRLGLECEDDFSSPMQVEIPKGATISSVACGSDGTFFLTEAGKVLACGNNEFNKLGLNQGISGLKNHPGEGYQGIPYITTLTLAKQLSRFKIHFIAPGKTHTAAIDARGRLLTFGCNKYGQQGVKDFKKHQGVQVLVGPFGGKTVTKVSCGDGFTIAATEDNQIFAWGNAGNGRLGMPADKGFGSEVCPAMPRPIFGSLHHVPDLSCRGWHTIIIMEKVLNSKTIRSNSSGLSVGSGVGQEASTSSVDLDIEPGSETECRDRGLGGTMEDNTEECLMETPMMSAASQTGDSSCPLWLRKELEDAEYIPMPEDSELPTPDGLSSFSESVTLPYEELKELKAAAAAVSN; encoded by the exons ATGTCACTGGAGGACTATGAAAGACATTTCGACTCGCTAAATTCAGATTTGGGCGGCGGGTCAGTGGTCAGTGAGCGATCAGCGTCGGGCACATTTAATGGCGAAGAGGAGAAGTTGCATTACATTCCTATCCGGATCCTCGGGAGGGGGGCGTTTGGTGAAGCAACTCTGTACAGAAGAACAGAG GACAACTCTCTGGTGGTATGGAAAGAGGTGGACCTGAACACGCTGTCCGAGAAGGAGCGTCGAGACGTCATGAACGAAATAAGCATCCTCTCCATCCTGGAGCACAACAACATCATAGCCTACTTCAATCACTTCATGGATAAAAACTCCCTCTTCATTGAGTTGGAGTACTGCAACG GAGGAAACCTGTACGATAAAATCAACCAACAGAAGGGGAAACTTTTCAGTGAGGAG GTGGTCATATGGTACCTGTACCAAATTGCCTCAGCAGTGTCCCACATTCACAAGGCTGGGATCTTACACAG agATATCAAAACTCTGAACATTTTCCTGACCAAGACTGACCTCATCAAGCTGGGTGACTATGGCCTTGCGAAGAAGCTAGACTCTGAGTTTTCAATGGCAGAGACT TGTGTGGGAACTCCATATTACATGTCACCAGAATTGTGCCAGGGAACAAAGTACAACTTCAAATCAGACATCTGGGCCATGGGTTGTGTACTCTTTGAAGTCTTAACTCTTACAAGAACATTTGATGCAACG AACCCTCTGAACCTCTGTGTGAAAATAGTCCAGGGCAACTGGACTATGGAGGTGAACTCGGATGTTTATTCATCTGCGTTGATCAAACTGGTGTATGAGTGCCTCGATCAA GATCCTGCAAACAGGCCTACAGCTGAGCAGATTCTGGACCAGCCATTCATCTCCTGCTACAGACA GGAGCTTGAGGAGCGAGTTGCTCTGCTGAATTCAGCAATGAAAAAACCAAA GCTGAGTACAGTGACTGATACCCCTGTTGCTGTGGTAACCACCCGTTCAAGGGAGGTGTACTTCTGGGGTGGAGGGAAGTTCACCCCCCAGAAAATGGACACGTTTAAAGGAGGCAGCAGTGCCCAACATGTGTGTGCAGGCGAGAGTCACTTTGCAGTGGTGACCGTGGAAAAGGAGCTGTATACGTGGGCT AATGTCCAAGGTGGAGCCAAGATGGTGGGCCAGCTGGGGCACGGAGACCAGGCCTCGTACCGGCAGCCAAAGAAGGTGGAGAAGCTCCAGGGGAAGGCCATCCGACAGGTGGCGTGTGGAGCTGACTTCACTGCCTGCGTCACCG aTGAGGACCAGATGTACATGTTTGGTTCAGACTATTACGGCTGCATTGGAGTTGAGGGTGAGCTTGGCACGGAGATTTTGGAGCCAGTGCTGCTGGAGTTTTTTGAGGAGCGGCCTGTCCGTCAGGTTTCGTGTGGAGACAACCACGTGGTGGTCCTGACTCAGAGTGGGGACATCTTCTCGTGGGGCTGCGGAGAGTATG GGCGTCTCGGCCTGGAATGTGAGGATGACTTCTCTTCTCCAATGCAA GTGGAGATCCCCAAAGGCGCCACCATCTCCTCAGTAGCATGCGGCAGCGATGGAACCTTCTTTTTGACAGAAGCAGGAAAAGTCCTTGCGTGTGGAAACAATGAGTTCAACAAGCTTGGTCTGAACCAGGGAATCTCTGGTCTCAAAAACCACCCTGGAGAG GGTTACCAGGGGATCCCGTACATCACCACACTGACCTTGGCAAAGCAGCTGTCGCGGTTCAAGATCCACTTCATAGCTCCAGGGAAGACCCACACAGCTGCTATTGATG CTCGTGGCCGTCTGCTCACCTTTGGCTGCAACAAGTACGGACAGCAGGGTGTGAAGGACTTTAAGAAACACCAGGGTGTCCAAGTCCTCGTTGGGCCCTTTGGAGGGAAGACGGTGACCAAAGTGTCTTGTGGAGACGGCTTCACCATTGCAGCCACCGAGG ACAATCAGATCTTTGCATGGGGGAACGCAGGAAACGGGCGACTTGGGATGCCTGCTGATAAAGGATTTGGTTCAGAGGTGTGCCCCGCCATGCCAAGGCCCATCTTTGGTTCCCTCCACCATGTACCGGACCTCTCTTGTCGTGGTTGGCACACCATTATCATAATGG AGAAAGTGCTCAACTCAAAGACTATTCGCTCTAACAGCAGTGGACTATCAGTTGGCAGTG GAGTGGGCCAGGAGGCATCCACTTCCTCAGTGGATCTGGACATCGAACCTGGTTCAGAGACAGAGTGTCGTGACAGGGGTCTTGGGGGTACAATGGAGGATAACACGGAGGAGTGCCTCATGGAGACACCGATGATGTCAGCGGCAAGTCAGACTGGGGACAGCTCCTGCCCTCTCTGGCTTAGAAAG GAGCTCGAGGATGCAGAGTACATCCCGATGCCAGAAGACTCTGAGCTTCCCACTCCTGACGggctctcttctttctctgagAGCGTCACTCTACCTTATGAGGAGCTGAAAGAGCTAAAGGCCGCGGCGGCAGCAGTCAGCA ACTAA